From a single Pseudobutyrivibrio xylanivorans genomic region:
- a CDS encoding sugar-binding protein — MKKKVLSVVLAGAMAASMFVGCGTSTETTDTGAADTGAATETTSDAGTAGGTKVGVAMPTKDLQRWNQDGANMQKELEAAGYEVDLQYASNDTATQVSQIENMINSGCNVLVVAAIEASSLGSAMDLAAEKNIPVIAYDRLIMNTDAVSYYATFDNYKVGQVQGQYIIDQLDLENTDKKFTMEITAGDPGDNNAGFFYNGAMDLLKPYIENGTIEVKSGQTEFSDVATAQWATETAQSRMENILSTYYADGTNLDICLCSNDSTALGVENALAANYNGEYPIVTGQDCDIENTKNMIAGKQSMSVFKDTRTLASQVVKMVGQILSGETVDVNDTETYDNGKGVVPSFLCDPVFADANNYKEILIDSGYYTEDQLK; from the coding sequence ATGAAAAAGAAAGTTTTAAGTGTAGTATTAGCAGGTGCTATGGCAGCTTCAATGTTTGTAGGTTGCGGAACAAGCACAGAGACAACAGACACAGGAGCAGCTGATACTGGTGCAGCAACAGAGACAACATCTGACGCTGGCACAGCAGGCGGCACAAAGGTTGGTGTAGCAATGCCTACTAAGGACCTTCAGAGATGGAACCAGGATGGTGCCAACATGCAGAAGGAGCTTGAGGCTGCTGGATACGAAGTAGATCTTCAGTATGCATCAAACGACACAGCTACACAGGTATCTCAGATTGAGAACATGATCAACTCAGGATGTAACGTACTCGTAGTTGCAGCTATCGAGGCTTCTTCACTTGGTTCAGCTATGGACCTTGCAGCTGAGAAGAACATCCCAGTTATCGCTTATGATCGTCTTATCATGAACACAGATGCTGTTTCATACTATGCAACATTTGATAACTACAAGGTAGGTCAGGTTCAGGGCCAGTACATCATCGATCAGCTCGACCTTGAGAACACAGACAAGAAATTCACAATGGAAATCACAGCTGGTGACCCAGGCGACAACAACGCTGGCTTCTTCTACAATGGTGCTATGGACCTTCTTAAGCCATACATTGAGAACGGCACAATCGAAGTTAAGTCTGGTCAGACAGAGTTCTCTGACGTAGCTACAGCACAGTGGGCTACAGAGACAGCTCAGTCACGTATGGAGAATATCCTTTCTACATACTATGCTGATGGCACAAACCTTGACATCTGCCTCTGCTCAAACGACTCTACAGCACTTGGTGTTGAGAACGCTCTTGCAGCAAACTACAACGGTGAGTATCCAATCGTAACTGGTCAGGATTGCGATATCGAGAACACAAAGAACATGATCGCTGGAAAGCAGTCTATGTCAGTATTCAAGGATACACGTACACTTGCTTCACAGGTAGTTAAGATGGTAGGTCAGATTCTTAGCGGTGAGACAGTTGATGTTAACGATACAGAGACATACGACAATGGTAAGGGCGTTGTTCCTTCATTCCTTTGCGATCCTGTATTCGCTGATGCAAACAACTACAAGGAAATCCTTATCGATTCTGGTTACTACACAGAGGATCAGCTTAAATAA